Within the Halomonas sp. HL-93 genome, the region ATAGTAGAGCAGGACTATAAAGGCCACTACACGCCAGATATTGAGTGGGCTAATGTCAAGTTCGATATAACTCCTGAGCTGAGCCTTAGAGCGGGCCGTGTAGTGTTGCCTACCTTCATGAATTCAGAGTATCGCAAAGTGGGATACGCGATACCCTGGATCCGACCTCCTGAAGAAGTCTACCGCACCGTACCCGTCTCCAACGTTGATGGTATTGATGCTGCCTATCGGTTCCGCTTCGATGACTTCACCAATACTCTTCAGGCTACTTACGGCCAAGCCGACAAGGCATTTCCTTTTGCCGACGGAAACGGCGGCTGGTCCAAGGGCGAAGCCCAGGCCAGGGAAGGGCTGACGATCAGCAATACGCTGGAACGTGGAAGCGTCAGTTTTTTTGCAGCTTATAGCCAAACTCGCCTGACCATTGATGAGTTCAATCCCCTTTTCGATATTTATCGGATGTTCGGGCCAGAGGGCAATGATCTCGCCAACCGCTACGATCTGGATGACAAACGTTTCGAGGTGCTCACTCTCGGGGCGAGTTATGATGCGGGCGACTGGTTCCTAACGGGAGAATGGACCCAAATGGAAAGCCGGAGTTTGTTTGCAGATAGCCGCAGTTGGTATGTCACCGGCGGCTACCGCTTCGGAACCATCACGCCGTACCTGACTTACGCTCAGCAACGTATTCACAATAGCTCCTCCAACCCCGGTCTGTCACAGCCTTACACCGAGGAACTTGATGCGTTCCTACAGTCCATTGTGAAATCCCAGCCTCGTCAGGAGAGCCTATCGTTGGGCGTTCGTTGGGATTTTACTCCTAACATGGCGCTAAAAGCACAATACGACCATATGAACCTGGATTCAGGATCTCCCGGTTTCTTGGTTAACACCCAGCCGGAGTTTGAACCCGGCGGTACGGTCAACCTCTTCAGCTTCGCGCTCGACTTTGTATTTTAAGGGTGCCCATGCGACGGATATTTAGTATGTGGGGCCTACTCTTCAGCCTAATGGTTAACACCGCCTTGGCTGAAGTGGTGGTAGTGGTCTCAGCACAAAACCCGACCGAGACCTTGTCGCGCTCTGAGCTCAGAGATATTTACTTGGGCAGGTTGAATCGCTTTTCCAATGGCGCTGCCGTGGAGCCTTTCGACCAGCGGGAGAGCTCACCTGTATATAGCGAGTTTTATCGATATTACTTGGAAATGACGCCCACTCAGATCAAGGCGCATAGGTCGAAGCTGATCTTCACTGGCCGTGGGCAGCCTCCGCCACTGGTTACCAACGACGTCGCTATGGCAAACACCATAGCGACGTCACCACGTGCCATTGGCTATCTCGATTCGAGTATCACTGATGAGAGACTACGGGTGGTGTTGATTGAATAACAACAATGAAATGAAACGTAATGGGCAGTCTTCAGACCCTAGTGTTGTTCAGTGTTGGTTAGATCGCTTGATCCAACCCTACGTTTTGTTTACCAGCATTGCGGTGATAGCACTTGTGGTGATCTGGACCACAACCCTTCACCTTGTTAGCAGGGAGCAAGCGTCAGCAGAACGCACAGCTGCGGCGCTTGCCGAGGACACCGCTGATACCTACGAGGCACAAATAGTACGGGCGCTGCGTGAGATTGATACAACTCTGAAACTAGTTCTATACAGCCTCGATGGCCAGTCTGCACCTTCGGTACTGGGAGATTTACGTGCACGGGGCATGCTACCGCCTGAGTCTTTATTCACGGTTAGCGTTACCGATTCTTGGGGCAACGTGCTTGCTAGCACAGAGGTTCTCGCCCATCCGGATATGGCGATCCATAATTACTATCGCTTCGCTCAGGAAACCCAAGAAATGGTGGTGGGGTTACCTTGGTTCAATCAGCAATCTGATGATTGGGAGTTATTCTTCAGTCGGCGTGCACAAGTGGATGATATGGACTCGGAAGTCATAGTGACGGTATCGGTACATGCTGGCTATTTCGTCAGCAGCTATGAGTCAGAGGTGCTGGGTGAGCAGGGGGTGCTGGCCCTAGTGGGTACCGATGGTATTTTGCGAATCAAACGGACTGGCGATCACATCAGTGCGAATCAGAAAGTCGATTACGAAACCATATTGGCCGACAGCGGAGACGTTGAAACATCGGCTGCAGTAACGGTTAATCCGTGGGATGAGGTTCCGCGTTATACCGTGGCCAGGGAACTGTTCGAGTTCCCCCTCGCCATCGTCGTTGGGCTCTCTGAAGCTGAGCGTTTGGCCGCCGCCAATGAGCTTAAGCAAACGTACCTGTGGCGTGCCATGCTGGCAAGCCTTCTGCTTCTAATTGTTTTGGCCTTACTTGGCCGACTGAGCTGGAAGCTCCAGCGAGCACAAGTTCGCAATATGGAACAGCGTATCGCCCATGCTCAGCGTGTGGAATACCTCGCCTTTCATGACAGCCTCACTGGGCTGCCCAACCGCGCCTTCTTCACCCAGTTGCTAACCCAAGGTATGCATCATTCGCGTCGCTACGACACAAAATTGGCGTTATTTTATCTTGATTTTGATCGTTTCAAAATTATCAATGATTCACTGGGCCATGACGCTGGCGATGAGTTGCTTCAGGAAATGGGGCAGCGCCTCTGTGAGGCGGTGCGTGAAAGCGATGTTGTAGCGCGCCTGGGCGGGGACGAGTTTGTAGTGTTGCTTCCTGAAATTGAGGCAATCAAACAAGCGGAAATCGTCGCTGAAAAAATTCTTTCGACTGTCAGAGTGCCATTCACGCTAGCGGGCCAGGAACTTCACATCACAGTGAGTATTGGCGTCGCCCTATTCCCTAGAGACGGGGAAGACGAGCAATCACTGCTCAAAAGTGCTGATATTGCGATGTATTACGCCAAGGAGAAAGGAAAAAATAATGTCCAGTTCTCTTCCGAAACATTGAATTCAGATTCTTTGGAGCGCTTTGTCCTGGACTCGAGCCTGCGCCGTGCGCTGCAGAATCAAGAATTTAAAGTTTATTACCAATCAAAGCAGGATATGAACGGTCAGGTCACGGGAATGGAAGCACTATTACGCTGGCAACATCCAGATTTAGGGCTGATGGCGCCCATGGAATTCATACCTATAGCAGAAGAAAATGGGCTCATCATTCCTATTGGCCGCTGGCTGCTCAAGACGGCTTGTTGGCAAAATG harbors:
- a CDS encoding porin, with the protein product MDKRKSALAVALVLSVTDVKAHGGDTPSVSFDGFGTLGIVHSDEDQATFVSNIFVPKGAGHKNEWSAEVDSRLGLQLTANLAPQWSSVLQVIVEQDYKGHYTPDIEWANVKFDITPELSLRAGRVVLPTFMNSEYRKVGYAIPWIRPPEEVYRTVPVSNVDGIDAAYRFRFDDFTNTLQATYGQADKAFPFADGNGGWSKGEAQAREGLTISNTLERGSVSFFAAYSQTRLTIDEFNPLFDIYRMFGPEGNDLANRYDLDDKRFEVLTLGASYDAGDWFLTGEWTQMESRSLFADSRSWYVTGGYRFGTITPYLTYAQQRIHNSSSNPGLSQPYTEELDAFLQSIVKSQPRQESLSLGVRWDFTPNMALKAQYDHMNLDSGSPGFLVNTQPEFEPGGTVNLFSFALDFVF
- a CDS encoding phosphate ABC transporter substrate-binding protein gives rise to the protein MWGLLFSLMVNTALAEVVVVVSAQNPTETLSRSELRDIYLGRLNRFSNGAAVEPFDQRESSPVYSEFYRYYLEMTPTQIKAHRSKLIFTGRGQPPPLVTNDVAMANTIATSPRAIGYLDSSITDERLRVVLIE
- a CDS encoding putative bifunctional diguanylate cyclase/phosphodiesterase, coding for MNNNNEMKRNGQSSDPSVVQCWLDRLIQPYVLFTSIAVIALVVIWTTTLHLVSREQASAERTAAALAEDTADTYEAQIVRALREIDTTLKLVLYSLDGQSAPSVLGDLRARGMLPPESLFTVSVTDSWGNVLASTEVLAHPDMAIHNYYRFAQETQEMVVGLPWFNQQSDDWELFFSRRAQVDDMDSEVIVTVSVHAGYFVSSYESEVLGEQGVLALVGTDGILRIKRTGDHISANQKVDYETILADSGDVETSAAVTVNPWDEVPRYTVARELFEFPLAIVVGLSEAERLAAANELKQTYLWRAMLASLLLLIVLALLGRLSWKLQRAQVRNMEQRIAHAQRVEYLAFHDSLTGLPNRAFFTQLLTQGMHHSRRYDTKLALFYLDFDRFKIINDSLGHDAGDELLQEMGQRLCEAVRESDVVARLGGDEFVVLLPEIEAIKQAEIVAEKILSTVRVPFTLAGQELHITVSIGVALFPRDGEDEQSLLKSADIAMYYAKEKGKNNVQFSSETLNSDSLERFVLDSSLRRALQNQEFKVYYQSKQDMNGQVTGMEALLRWQHPDLGLMAPMEFIPIAEENGLIIPIGRWLLKTACWQNVAWQKEGFPELSMAVNLSARQFLDKGLFDDINTVLRETGMAPELLELEITESMMMYDVKQTVRILKELKKMGVRVAIDDFGTGYSSLARLKDFPLDSIKVDGSFIYAMIDCTKNQKLTEAIIEIGKTLSLTVIAEGVETVEQLNYLRSLSCDQFQGFYANKPLPAGEFGLMMRALYNH